CACGCAGGGCTCGGCGGGCCCGATCACCCTCGCCCAGCTCAGGCGGCTGGCGAAGGACCACGGCCTGACCCCGATCGGCAGCCACGTCGGCTACTACTCCAGCGACCCGAACGCGTACACCTTCGCGCAGAACCTCACCCAGGTCCTGGACGACGCCGAGGCCCTCGGCCTCCCCCACATCGGCACCGCCTCGGGCCCGTTCCGCTACGGCTCCACCGTCGACGCCTGGAAGCGCGCGGCCGAGGAATTCAACGCGTACGGAGCGGCGGCGAAGGCGCGCGGCATGAAGTTCTACCAGCACAACCACTCCGACGAGTTCTCCTTCGCCAGCGACAACCCCAAGGTCCGTCTCTACGACGTACTGCTCGCCGAGACCGACCCCGACCTCGTCTTCCTGGAGATGGACATCTTCTGGGCGTACGCCGGCCAGTTCCGCTTCTCCAAGCGGCCCGACGGCACGCCCGCGCCCTTCGAGCCCCTCGACTACGTCCTCAAGCAGCCCCACCGCTACCCGCTCTTCCATGTGAAGGACGGAGTGAGTGACCCGTCGAACCAGTTCGGCTACCAAATGGTCGACGTCGGCGACGGCGACATCGACTACCAGCGGTTCATCTCGGCCGTGACCCGGCTGCGGGGCGAGCGCCTGACGCATCACTGGCAGGCCGAGCGCGACAACCCGACCGATTCGCTCACGTTCGCGCGCCGCTCCAGCGAGTACCTGCACTCACTACGTGAGAAGTGCTGAGTAACCGTCCGCGGGCAGACATGAGGAGGCCCTCCCCGAGCCCGGGGAGGGCCTCCTCACTTCTCCCGGCGCCGTCAGCCCGCGGCCTGCGGCCGCGGAGCCGGCGTGACCTCTCGGCTCCGCCCCGGCTGCCGCAGCAGCAGCGCGATCCCCGCCGCCACCATCGAGACGCCGCCGGCCAGCGCGTACGCGCCGTCGTAGCCCCAGGCCGCGACCACCATGGAGCCCAGGCCGCCGCCGAACAGACCGCTGATCAGCTTGCCGCTGTACACCAGCCCGTAGTTGGTGGCGTTGTAGTTCTCGCCGAAGTAGTCCGGGGTCAGCGCGGCGAACAGCGGGTAGAACGCGCCACCGCCGAACCCGGAGAGGAAGGCGAAGAACAAGAACAGCCACTCGCTCTTGACGTC
The Streptomyces sp. CGMCC 4.7035 DNA segment above includes these coding regions:
- a CDS encoding sugar phosphate isomerase/epimerase family protein; its protein translation is MSRISHTDPELTHRLSRRGMLGVAAGATAAALLGAAAAPATAATAAEATAAEAGAAGRGRPVLPPGRLGIQLYSLRDKVSTLGFAPVFAELEKYGYGEIELAGYTQGSAGPITLAQLRRLAKDHGLTPIGSHVGYYSSDPNAYTFAQNLTQVLDDAEALGLPHIGTASGPFRYGSTVDAWKRAAEEFNAYGAAAKARGMKFYQHNHSDEFSFASDNPKVRLYDVLLAETDPDLVFLEMDIFWAYAGQFRFSKRPDGTPAPFEPLDYVLKQPHRYPLFHVKDGVSDPSNQFGYQMVDVGDGDIDYQRFISAVTRLRGERLTHHWQAERDNPTDSLTFARRSSEYLHSLREKC